One segment of Aquimarina sp. BL5 DNA contains the following:
- a CDS encoding histone deacetylase, with product MLKIAYHPIYKHPLPEGHRFPMIKYELLPKQLLYEGTCIEENFFTPQIPDSRHILAIHTQEYYNELTKLTLDRKAIRKIGFPLSQELVDREVIIADGTIKASEYALQHGISMNIAGGTHHAYTDRGEAFCLLNDQAIGAKYLLQKQLAKKVLILDLDVHQGNGTAEIFENDDDVFTFSMHGASNYPFKKEQSDLDIPLDNGTEDVDYLKTLKEILPQLIEKQKPDFIYYLCGVDILDSDKLGKLSCTINGCKERDRFVLQTCKDLSIPVMCSMGGGYSADIKIIIDAHANTFRLAQEIYF from the coding sequence ATGCTCAAAATAGCATATCATCCTATATATAAACATCCTTTACCAGAAGGGCATCGCTTTCCGATGATCAAATATGAATTATTACCTAAACAATTACTTTATGAAGGTACTTGTATAGAAGAGAATTTTTTTACACCCCAAATACCTGATTCTCGCCATATTTTGGCAATTCATACTCAAGAATATTATAATGAACTTACGAAACTCACCTTAGATCGCAAGGCTATTCGCAAAATAGGTTTTCCATTGTCACAAGAATTGGTGGATCGAGAAGTAATCATTGCTGATGGCACCATTAAAGCTTCAGAATATGCGTTACAACATGGAATCTCTATGAATATCGCAGGTGGAACGCATCACGCGTATACTGATCGTGGTGAGGCTTTTTGCTTATTAAATGATCAAGCGATTGGAGCAAAATATTTATTGCAAAAGCAATTGGCAAAAAAAGTATTAATACTTGATCTGGATGTACATCAGGGTAACGGAACTGCAGAGATATTTGAGAATGACGATGATGTATTTACATTCTCGATGCATGGAGCAAGTAATTACCCTTTTAAAAAAGAACAATCCGACTTAGATATTCCTCTTGATAATGGAACTGAAGATGTGGATTATTTAAAAACCCTAAAAGAAATCCTTCCCCAACTTATAGAAAAACAAAAACCAGATTTCATTTATTATCTCTGTGGTGTAGATATTTTGGATTCGGATAAACTAGGTAAATTGAGTTGTACGATTAATGGCTGTAAAGAAAGAGATCGTTTTGTACTGCAAACTTGCAAGGATCTATCGATTCCAGTAATGTGTTCTATGGGTGGTGGATACTCCGCTGATATCAAAATCATAATTGATGCACATGCAAATACCTTTAGATTAGCTCAAGAAATCTATTTCTAA